One genomic region from Gossypium hirsutum isolate 1008001.06 chromosome D13, Gossypium_hirsutum_v2.1, whole genome shotgun sequence encodes:
- the LOC121225374 gene encoding uncharacterized protein: MEELGSSWNYQEDFDELNLKLQYTIMELENVKMDAIEQTRKHNEETKHLLNLLELAYKERDEAKNQLQNLINKLVPNSQFENPIFLTPKPNSTSITESNSLSDPYHHHNNHNHGDSFIDTVTSPDFSTIKMGFLNQTNVPSITTVDGLTKGKILPQKGKLLQAVMEAGPLLQTLLVAGPLPNWRNPPPPLQALKFPTVSANGGTKLASQDYPNRADMVQKRFNHCSPSVLNFVSSGFSGSQVLNTSGAVKRQKVTMT; encoded by the exons atggaagaattggGTTCATCATGGAATTATCAAgag GATTTTGATGAACTGAACTTGAAGCTTCAATACACAATAATGGagcttgaaaatgtcaaaatggATGCAATTGAACAAACAAGGAAACACAATGAAGAAACAAAGCATTTGCTCAACCTTTTAGAACTTGCTTACAAAGAAAGAGATGAAGCCAAAAACCAATTACAAAATTTGATCAACAAATTAGTACCCAATTCTCAATTTGAAAACCCCATTTTTTTAACACCAAAACCCAACTCAACAAGCATCACTGAGTCAAACAGCTTATCAGACCCGTACCACCATCACAACAACCACAACCATGGCGATTCCTTCATTGACACAGTCACTTCACCTGATTTTTCAACCATTAAAATGGGTTTTTTGAACCAAACCAATGTGCCAAGTATTACCACCGTTGATGGCCTTACAAAAGGTAAAATTTTGCCTCAAAAAGGTAAGCTTTTACAAGCTGTAATGGAAGCTGGCCCTTTACTCCAAACACTACTTGTTGCTGGTCCTTTGCCTAATTGGAGGAACCCTCCTCCACCTTTACAAGCTCTGAAATTCCCTACTGTTTCAGCCAATGGCGGCACCAAGTTAGCATCACAAGACTATCCAAACAGAGCCGATATGGTTCAAAAAAGGTTTAACCATTGTTCACCATCTGTTTTAAACTTTGTAAGTTCAGGTTTTAGTGGTTCACAAGTGTTGAATACAAGTGGTGCTGTGAAGAGACAAAAGGTTACTATGACTTGa